The nucleotide sequence CGCTTGATAGTTATCTTAGCTTTATGAGTCCAACTAAAACACAAACTTTTTACAAAAATATATTCAAGATAGAAGCAGGAAGCGCATTTACATACAAAAACGGTAAACTAAATAGTTATAAATTTGAAACACTAGATGGTATCAAAACGCAAAGTATAAATTTTGATGAAGCCAAAAGTGAAGTTTTAAATTTACTTAAAACCTCACTTGAAATTCGCCTTAGAAGCGATGTTCCTGTATCGTTTTTGCTCTCAGGAGGACTTGATAGCTCGCTTCTATGCGCTCTATATGCAAAAGAGTACGATAAAAATTTTGATACATTTAGCCTTGGATTTAATGAGTATAAGACTTATGATGAAACAAACTGGGCAAGTAGCGTAGCCAAATATATAGGATCGAATCACCATAGAATCGAGCTTGAGAAAAAAGATTTTTTTGATATATTTGAGAAATTTTATGATTTTGTCGATGAGCCCTTAGCTGATTCTGCGACTATTCCAACATATTTTTTAAGCAAAAAAATACATGAAAATGGATATAAAGTAGCATTAAGTGGAGAGGGTAGCGATGAATGTTTTATGGGGTATGATCTATATTTTAGAGTGCTTGAGTTTTACCAAAAAAATCTTAAAAAAGAGAGTTATCCACTTATCAGCAAAGATTATGAATACCTGCGCAGAAAAGAGTTAAACTTACCTATTTACGGCTCAGCCGGAGAGGTTTTTACGAAATATCAAAAAGAAAGCCTATTGAAAAATCAAACTATTTGTGAACAACTTTCTTATTATCAAAACGGCTATGATGGTCTAACGCAGATGAGTTACATCGATTTTAAAATATGGGTTAGTGAAGTTTTAACTACTAAAATCGATCGAGCCAGTATGGCAAATTCTCTTGAAATTCGTTCACCGTTTCTTGATGTAAATTTAGTCAAATTTAGTCTTAGCATACCAGATAATATCAAATTTAAAACCACAAATAAAGAAATTCTAAAATCTATCGCATATAATTATCTTCCCAAAGAGACTATAGAACGCAAGAAAAAAGGTTTTAGCTCTCCATTTATAGAGTGGGTAATAGACGAAATGGGCGATAATATAGTAAATGAAATTTTAAGCATAAATAAATTTATACCTTTATTTAATGAAGATTTTGTTAAAATACTATACCAAAAAGCCATTGACGGTAGATTTAAACAACATTTATGGACGCTGTTACATCTTGCTATTTGGCTAAAAAAAAGGTACAAAATATGATATGGTTTGATCTTGTTACTCCAAAATCGGTTATGTTTTTTAAACCGCTTATAAAAAAATTTGAAAGCATGGGGCGCGAAGTATTAATCACTGCTAGAGAAAGTTTGGGATATGATGAAGTAGCGGCACTTTTAAGATTGCATGGTATTAAATTTACGAATCGAGGCGGCTTTGGAGGTGAGAGTCTGCATGGAAAACTAAAAGCTAGTTTAAATAGACAAAATGAGCTTATGGAGTTTATAGCAGAAAAAAATATAGAGAAATTAGTCTGTCTTTGTAGCGTTGATGCTAACCGTGTAGCATTTGGGCTAGGTATCCCGATAATAAATTTTTACGATATTCCCCTATCTGACTATAACACAGACTTTACAAAAGCTCTTCCTCAGGCTCGCCTTACTTTGCCTCTATCAAATCGCGCATTTCGCCCATTTATGGTACCAAATGAGATATTTTTAAGATTTGGACTTGAAGATAAACAAATTTTTGAATATCCGTTTTTAGATGTTGTAGCATGGTTAAAAGATTTTAAGCCAAATATGGAATTTTTTGATAATTTTTTAAATTACCATGGGCTTGATACAAATTTACCTACTATAGTCGTGCGAGAAGAAGAGTTTAAAGCATCATATGTAAAAGCAAAATTTCCTATACTTTATGATGGATTAGACAGTATAAAAGATAAAATAAATGCAAATATAATTATAATTCCTCGTTACGAAAGTCTGCCTTTAAAGGATATGTTTCCATATGCTTGCGTGATCGATAAAAAAATAGAAGTTCAACATCTGCTGGCATTTAGCGATCTTTTCATAGGTGGAGGTGGAACACTTAACTCAGAAAGCTGCTATTTTGGAACACCTACAATATCAACTAGGAGTTTTATAAGCCACTACGATAAATGGCTGATGGATAAAGGTCTCATGCAAAAAGCAGACTCGGTAAATGAACTAGTAAATATCTCGCTTAGCATAATTTCTAAAAGGAATGAAACATCTAAAGCGATATTTGGTGATATGCAATTCAATATAGATCAAATTTCAAAGGCTATTTTAGATGACTCCATTTGAAGATATTTTACAACAAATAAATACTAGAAGAGATGAGCTTTTTGTTCGTGCCGATGAGTTTGTTTTTAATGATTATGGTGCTGGGGCAAGAGATGAGAATAGAAGCCCTGAGATAATGGATATTGGTGTGAAATGTAAAAAAACACTAAAAGATTTTGCGTATATTGGTGTAAAAAATGAGAATGCAAAACTACTTTTTGACATAATTAAAAATTTAAAGCCAAAGATCATTTTGGAACTTGGATGTTGCCTTGGATTTTCTAGTATTTTATTTAAAGCTGCGTTTAATAAAGCAAGTATTTATACTCTTGAAGGAGATCTAAACTTAGCAAATTTTGCTAAAGAGAACTTTGATTTTTTTAAATTTAAAGATATAAAAATAGTTGTCGGTAAATTTAGTGATACTTTACCTAAGTTGCTCCCCAAAATAGATAAAATAGACTTTGCGTTTATAGATGGTCACCACGACAAAAATGCTACTATAAGATATTTTGAACAAATTTTACCATTTATGAATCAAGGTTCGGTAGTGGCATTCGATGATATAAATTATAATCAAAATATGACTAACGCATGGAATATGATAAAACAAAATAGAAATAACAAAGATGACGGTAAAATAGGGATTATATGGCTCTAAAAGTCTATATCTACAAAAACGGCTATTATGAACAAAATTTACATTATATTTTAAAATGGCTCAGTGATATTTATAATAATATAGTATTGTTAGGATATATAAATAAATCTAGCGATATTGTGGATAAAACAGCTTTTATACTATATATAGATAAAAAACCGAATCTGAAAAATATAAATTTAAAAAATGCTCATCTATTTACAATAAAACTTCTCTTAAGTACTCTTAAAAAAGATAATATAAATAACTATAAAGATGAGGATCTAGCGTTTAATAAAGCCTTGCAAATAAGCCTATTTTTTAGTGAAATTTTTCAGCCTAAAAAACCTAAATTTAAAAAACTTATGTTTATTTGCGATAATGCTCTAAACAAAATAAACAGCTACTACATAAATAAAACTGGTAAAAAGATATTTGACGTAGGAATTTTATATCACAAAAGAGATTACAAAAGCCATACTTATGGTATCGCTGAAAATATAAATAAATTAAATTTAAAAATAATTTATTGCATAAGTAGTATTGATGGAAGTTGCCCAGATGAATACAAAAGTTTAAATCCTAAAATTTGTCTGCCGTGGCATATACTACATCATTTATCGATTTGTAAAGTTTTTGTAACACCAAGTGCGGGAGTATTTACAAGAGGTAAATCAAAAAAGTTTTTTATCAGCCATGCTTTTTTAAGTGGAATGAATCCTGAATGTTTTAAAAAACTTGAATGTACATTAAGCATCAGCAGTACAATAGCTTTAGAGTATTTAAAAAAGTACGGACTTGATAAATACAAGGTTAAACTAGCTAAAGTTGGGTATCCAAGTTTAGATTATAAATTATCTCAGATAAAAAATGTACCGCAAAATCCTAAAAATATATTTTTAAGTATAGATAATAATACACTTATATATCAAAGCATAGAACCTTTCATAAAAAATCTATTAGACAATAATCAAACTATAATATTCCGACCAAAACCTCAAAACATTAATAATAATCTAAATACAAATTTTATATCAAAATTTAAGAAATATACCAACTTTATAATAGACAATAAGGATGTTGTGGATATGGATGAACTACTAGGCTGCTTTTTACTAATTAGCGATTATGGATCAATGTTATTTACATTTACATTTGCCACAAATAGACCAGCCTTAATCTTTGATCCAAAAAAATATTACTTAAAATCGAGCAATCCATTCTATAACAAAAATTTACATTTAACAGCGTATGATCTAGATACTGGATTAAAAGCTGTTCAAAAAGCAAAAGATGCAGATACTAAAAAGATAAAAAACTATCTAAAAACAGTAATTTATAATCTTGGAAAAAGCTCAGAAGCAATTGCAAAAGAGATAGAAGGTTTAGTTATTGAATAAAATTTATCTCTATCCAAACAATGAAGATGCTTTTTATGCTAAATATATACTCACTGAGCTTATAGATAAATATGGTTTAAAAGCTGATTTTATAGGTATTTTGGATGATAATATACCCGGTAATGAGATAAATAAAATTTTACCTAATAAAAATAGTTTTATATTGATATCTTGCTTTGATAAAGCTCTTTTTAAAAAGCTTTTTAACAATGCAAAAGGCTTTAGAAGGGATGATTTTACAACATTTATAAGCTCATTTTTCAATAAAATTTTAAATTTAAATGAGCTAAATGATATTAATTATCTGCTTAAATCAAACGTTTTACGACTTGCTCTATTTTTTATCTCATTTTTTAAAAACAGATCAAATGCATATAAAATACTAAATGCAAACTTAGAAAATTTAGTCTCAAAACTAAATTGCTACTATATAAAAATGTTAGGCGAAAAACCAGATATTATATATTTTTTAAGCTCGTTTGCAAACTCAAAACATCTTGGAAATATAGATAAATTTATAAGACAAAGCGGGCTGAAAGTAGCTTATTTTATAGATGAAAATGACGCTTCGGGGGGGGGTATGTTTAAAAATTTAAATCCGATTACAGCACCATTTTACTATATATTAAACATCAATATATGTAAAATTTTCATATCCACCCACACGGTTTGTATGTCACTGAAGAGTTCGCATAAAAAGCTCATAGTTCCACATGCTTTTATATACCCGATTGCTAGTTTAGTGCAAAGAAAACGACCTCTTGATGAAAATTTTTTTAAAAAACTCAAGAGAAATAATAACCTGATAGTATGCGCAAGTACGAAATCTAACTATAAAATTCTCAAAACAGCTTTTAAAAATCGATGTTTAAAAGCAGGGTATCCTATGTTCGATCT is from Campylobacter fetus subsp. testudinum 03-427 and encodes:
- a CDS encoding asparagine synthase (glutamine-hydrolyzing) (Pfam matches to PF00733.17 Asn_synthase, and to PF13537.2 GATase_7), whose translation is MCGIIGINSKNENLQKALNLLKDRGPDSSGVYRAKNATLGHTRLSIIDLSSCGSQPMKKDNLTIVFNGEIYNYKELANSENISITSDTQILLHMYQKYGKGFLSKLNGMFAFVIYDEQDNSFFGARDTFGKKPLFYYNYGGNFIFSSRINAILELLDFTPEPNLDALDSYLSFMSPTKTQTFYKNIFKIEAGSAFTYKNGKLNSYKFETLDGIKTQSINFDEAKSEVLNLLKTSLEIRLRSDVPVSFLLSGGLDSSLLCALYAKEYDKNFDTFSLGFNEYKTYDETNWASSVAKYIGSNHHRIELEKKDFFDIFEKFYDFVDEPLADSATIPTYFLSKKIHENGYKVALSGEGSDECFMGYDLYFRVLEFYQKNLKKESYPLISKDYEYLRRKELNLPIYGSAGEVFTKYQKESLLKNQTICEQLSYYQNGYDGLTQMSYIDFKIWVSEVLTTKIDRASMANSLEIRSPFLDVNLVKFSLSIPDNIKFKTTNKEILKSIAYNYLPKETIERKKKGFSSPFIEWVIDEMGDNIVNEILSINKFIPLFNEDFVKILYQKAIDGRFKQHLWTLLHLAIWLKKRYKI
- a CDS encoding putative protein (DUF354 domain) (Pfam match to PF04007.8 DUF354); translated protein: MIWFDLVTPKSVMFFKPLIKKFESMGREVLITARESLGYDEVAALLRLHGIKFTNRGGFGGESLHGKLKASLNRQNELMEFIAEKNIEKLVCLCSVDANRVAFGLGIPIINFYDIPLSDYNTDFTKALPQARLTLPLSNRAFRPFMVPNEIFLRFGLEDKQIFEYPFLDVVAWLKDFKPNMEFFDNFLNYHGLDTNLPTIVVREEEFKASYVKAKFPILYDGLDSIKDKINANIIIIPRYESLPLKDMFPYACVIDKKIEVQHLLAFSDLFIGGGGTLNSESCYFGTPTISTRSFISHYDKWLMDKGLMQKADSVNELVNISLSIISKRNETSKAIFGDMQFNIDQISKAILDDSI
- a CDS encoding methyltransferase (Pfam match to PF13578.2 Methyltransf_24) — translated: MTPFEDILQQINTRRDELFVRADEFVFNDYGAGARDENRSPEIMDIGVKCKKTLKDFAYIGVKNENAKLLFDIIKNLKPKIILELGCCLGFSSILFKAAFNKASIYTLEGDLNLANFAKENFDFFKFKDIKIVVGKFSDTLPKLLPKIDKIDFAFIDGHHDKNATIRYFEQILPFMNQGSVVAFDDINYNQNMTNAWNMIKQNRNNKDDGKIGIIWL